In Cryptomeria japonica chromosome 10, Sugi_1.0, whole genome shotgun sequence, a genomic segment contains:
- the LOC131027147 gene encoding transcription factor MYB1 has protein sequence MGKSTCCSKDSGLNRGAWTAQEDSVLSDYISIHGEGQWGSLPRKAGLKRCGKSCRLRWLNYLRPNIKRGNISLDEKDLIIRLHGLLGNRWSLIAGRLPGRTDNEIKNYWNTHISKSKQLSEKRAVYKPHKRSKVGSQDGHSVPTSTPLKATAVRITKGRNSGNSDNQEMKSMGVGQSMMKSSKSLCELLVDNLIMEDTSASEELDGNEGSMSETLQYLMKLGSADGDLNFSPFDYPRDMRMEDIVSNGDEDKCFMNPTMGEINSDTEHLGDWVIDLQCMNRESMPSFTSLLLECEPDWEREEAGISL, from the exons ATGGGTAAGTCTACCTGTTGCTCTAAAGATTCAGGGCTCAACCGCGGTGCTTGGACTGCCCAAGAGGATTCCGTTTTGAGTGATTATATCTCCATCCATGGTGAAGGTCAATGGGGATCTCTCCCAAGAAAAGCAG GTCTGAAACGGTGCGGGAAGAGTTGTAGATTACGTTGGTTGAACTATCTGCGTCCTAATATTAAGCGGGGAAATATCTCTTTGGATGAAAAGGATCTCATTATTAGACTCCATGGATTGCTTGGCAACAG ATGGTCTCTGATTGCAGGACGACTGCCTGGGCGGACAGACAACGAAATAAAGAACTACTGGAATACTCATATCAGCAAAAGTAAACAGCTATCAGAGAAGAGAGCTGTTTACAAACCCCATAAAAGATCGAAAGTGGGTTCTCAAGATGGTCATTCTGTACCGACGAGTACTCCTCTGAAAGCAACTGCTGTGAGAATAACGAAGGGGCGAAACAGTGGTAACTCTGATAATCAAGAAATGAAATCAATGGGCGTTGGACAAAGTATGATGAAGAGTTCCAAGTCATTGTGTGAATTACTGGTCGACAATCTCATCATGGAGGACACCTCTGCTTCAGAAGAATTAGATGGAAATGAAGGAAGTATGTCAGAGACGTTACAGTATTTGATGAAGCTGGGTTCTGCTGATGGTGATCTCAATTTCTCTCCATTTGATTACCCGAGAGATATGAGAATGGAGGATATTGTGAGTAATGGGGATGAAGATAAGTGCTTTATGAACCCAACAATGGGTGAAATCAACAGTGACACAGAGCATCTGGGTGACTGGGTAATTGACTTACAATGTATGAACAGGGAAAGCATGCCATCGTTCACCTCGCTACTTTTGGAATGCGAGCCGGACTGGGAAAGAGAAGAAGCAGGAATATCGCTCTAG